From Amphritea atlantica, a single genomic window includes:
- a CDS encoding DUF2797 domain-containing protein yields the protein MDVIAQGALVKMPAEIGPQIRYQLKLDDQLVDLNSYLGQPVKFSFLGQINCTHCGRKTSKSFAQGYCYPCFKKLPQCDICIMSPEKCHYDQGTCRDPSWGEQFCFQSHYVYLANSSGVKVGITRGTQIPTRWIDQGAIQALPVLRVDTRFQSGLAEQVFAAHVTDKTNWRAMLKGQVDPIDLYAERDRLMALCQTGLTELEDRFGLQAIQRLPEAEVLELNYPVLNFPAKVTSLSFDKTPVVEGVLQGIKGQYLILDTGVINLRKFTAYQVEFSA from the coding sequence ATGGACGTTATAGCACAGGGGGCGCTGGTTAAAATGCCAGCTGAGATCGGCCCTCAGATACGGTATCAGCTGAAACTGGATGATCAGTTGGTTGATTTAAACAGCTATCTTGGACAGCCTGTAAAATTCAGTTTTCTGGGGCAGATTAACTGTACTCATTGTGGCCGGAAAACGAGTAAAAGTTTTGCTCAGGGTTATTGCTACCCCTGCTTTAAAAAACTTCCTCAGTGTGACATTTGTATTATGAGCCCTGAAAAGTGCCATTATGATCAGGGGACCTGCAGGGATCCTTCCTGGGGTGAGCAGTTCTGTTTTCAGAGCCATTATGTCTATCTGGCAAACTCTTCAGGCGTCAAAGTGGGGATAACCCGGGGAACTCAGATTCCGACGCGCTGGATTGATCAGGGGGCGATTCAGGCGCTGCCAGTGCTGCGGGTCGATACCCGTTTTCAGTCTGGCCTTGCTGAACAGGTTTTTGCCGCGCATGTGACCGATAAAACCAACTGGCGGGCGATGCTTAAAGGTCAGGTAGACCCTATTGATCTCTATGCTGAGCGTGATCGCCTGATGGCGTTGTGTCAAACCGGCTTAACGGAGCTGGAAGATCGCTTTGGCTTACAGGCGATTCAGCGTCTTCCCGAGGCCGAAGTGCTGGAACTTAACTATCCGGTGCTCAACTTCCCGGCTAAAGTGACCAGTCTGAGTTTTGATAAAACGCCTGTCGTTGAGGGCGTCTTACAGGGGATCAAAGGGCAGTATCTGATTCTGGATACCGGGGTGATCAACCTCAGAAAGTTTACTGCCTATCAGGTTGAGTTCAGCGCCTGA
- a CDS encoding DUF1315 family protein — MNFKKMIEAMTPEVYQSLKRAVELGKWPNGDRLTDEQRETSLRAVIAYDETKLPEHERTGFIERTKKDGSQHGSDPLEPQVLKILNDN, encoded by the coding sequence ATGAATTTTAAAAAGATGATTGAGGCGATGACGCCTGAGGTGTACCAGAGCCTGAAGCGGGCTGTAGAGCTGGGTAAGTGGCCTAATGGCGATCGTCTGACCGATGAGCAGCGAGAAACCAGCTTGCGGGCAGTGATAGCCTATGATGAAACCAAACTGCCTGAGCATGAGCGTACCGGGTTTATCGAACGGACCAAAAAAGATGGCAGTCAGCACGGTTCCGATCCACTGGAACCGCAGGTTCTGAAAATCCTGAACGATAATTGA
- a CDS encoding rhomboid family intramembrane serine protease yields the protein MNEVFRVSLDQDLSGFTAILWQHKIPHRVLEQGEEQLLLVPYNVNAEQIAQLYQLWQQGADLSGLQVQLNDRPGGLQVVFKTWLSLLLIAVSVIITMMVSLGDNIQVMSWFTIVEFHVQGNKVYYSDLLTSVSGGQVWRLFTPAFMHFNLPHILFNLLWVWVVGRRIEICLGWPVLLGLFLFSALASNIAQFWVSGPMFGGMSGFVFALLGFAWFWDRLRPAQMIGMPPALMGFMLLWLVLGFSGALDALGLGSIANTAHLAGLIAGLVVVPLVKLIKR from the coding sequence ATGAATGAAGTATTTCGGGTTTCGCTCGATCAGGATCTGTCTGGTTTTACTGCCATACTATGGCAGCATAAAATTCCTCACCGGGTGCTGGAACAGGGTGAAGAGCAGCTGTTATTGGTTCCCTACAACGTTAATGCAGAGCAGATCGCTCAACTGTATCAGCTGTGGCAACAGGGCGCTGATCTTTCCGGCTTGCAGGTTCAGCTGAATGACAGGCCGGGTGGGCTGCAAGTTGTTTTCAAAACCTGGCTGAGTCTGCTGCTGATCGCGGTGAGTGTCATCATTACTATGATGGTCTCCCTGGGCGATAACATACAGGTGATGAGCTGGTTCACCATTGTCGAGTTTCATGTGCAGGGAAATAAGGTCTATTACTCAGACCTACTGACATCGGTTTCCGGTGGACAGGTATGGCGGTTATTCACACCGGCTTTTATGCATTTTAATCTGCCGCATATACTCTTTAATCTGCTTTGGGTCTGGGTCGTAGGACGGCGGATTGAGATCTGTCTGGGCTGGCCGGTACTGCTGGGGTTGTTTCTGTTTTCTGCGCTGGCTTCCAATATTGCTCAGTTCTGGGTGAGTGGTCCGATGTTTGGCGGAATGTCTGGCTTCGTGTTTGCATTGCTTGGGTTTGCCTGGTTCTGGGACCGGCTCAGGCCGGCACAGATGATCGGTATGCCTCCGGCCTTGATGGGCTTTATGCTGTTATGGCTGGTGCTGGGTTTTTCCGGCGCGCTGGACGCTCTGGGGCTTGGTTCTATTGCGAATACCGCGCATCTGGCCGGGCTGATAGCGGGGCTTGTGGTTGTGCCCTTGGTAAAGCTGATCAAACGATGA
- a CDS encoding metallophosphoesterase, translated as MGNRYQGYDLIGDVHGCALSLQLLLKKLGYSKKAGVYQHPQRQAVFLGDIVDRGPRIREALHIVRDMVDAGYAQIVMGNHEFNYLSYLTPGLPGSGMEYLRTHNRRHLRILNETLEQFANYPQEQKEFLQWIKEMPLFLEYEQFRVVHACWSQQHIDQFLQTQGGNRIDDDYLHRSAHHDTPEWETMDRLLRGTHLRMPNNEVMVSKDGYKRRFFRTKFWSEKPHYYVDVVFQPDPLPEHVARMPLTDQDYQDLLYYSTDEPLLFIGHYWCDGEPRPVAPNVACIDYSAVKFGKLVAYRLDQETEIDPKKFIWVDVLKEIRDES; from the coding sequence ATGGGGAATCGTTATCAAGGGTATGACCTGATCGGAGATGTACATGGCTGTGCATTATCGCTTCAGTTGTTATTAAAAAAACTGGGTTATAGCAAAAAAGCGGGTGTCTATCAGCATCCACAACGCCAGGCTGTTTTTCTGGGGGATATTGTCGACCGGGGGCCGCGTATTCGAGAGGCGCTGCATATTGTCCGGGATATGGTTGATGCCGGATATGCTCAGATAGTAATGGGCAATCATGAGTTTAATTACCTCTCTTATCTGACGCCCGGATTGCCGGGATCTGGTATGGAATATCTGAGGACTCACAATCGGCGACATCTGCGTATTCTGAATGAAACGCTTGAGCAGTTCGCAAACTACCCGCAGGAGCAGAAGGAGTTTCTGCAGTGGATCAAGGAGATGCCTCTGTTTCTGGAATATGAACAGTTCCGGGTGGTGCATGCCTGCTGGTCTCAGCAGCACATAGACCAGTTTTTGCAAACGCAGGGGGGGAATCGGATTGATGATGATTATCTGCACCGTTCTGCCCATCATGATACGCCCGAGTGGGAGACAATGGATCGTTTGTTGCGCGGTACTCATCTGCGGATGCCCAATAACGAAGTTATGGTGAGTAAAGATGGTTATAAACGCCGCTTTTTCCGCACCAAATTCTGGTCAGAAAAGCCCCACTATTATGTCGATGTCGTGTTTCAGCCAGACCCTTTACCTGAGCATGTGGCGCGTATGCCGCTGACGGATCAGGACTATCAGGATCTGTTGTACTACAGTACCGATGAGCCACTGCTTTTTATTGGTCACTACTGGTGTGACGGTGAGCCCAGACCTGTTGCGCCGAATGTTGCCTGCATCGATTATAGTGCTGTTAAGTTTGGTAAATTGGTGGCGTATCGGCTGGACCAGGAAACAGAGATTGATCCGAAGAAGTTTATCTGGGTTGATGTGCTGAAGGAGATCAGAGATGAATCCTGA
- a CDS encoding NAD(+) kinase: MDNFRNIGLIGRLGSTKVIDTLKHLIRFLDEQGLTPILDEKIAAVMPGHGQQTSSSRLMGEVCDLVVVVGGDGSLLGAARNLAQSNVPVLGVNRGNLGFLTDISPAEIEEKVGEVLNGQYTVDRRFLIDVLVKRNGEPIGESTGLNDCVLHPGKSARMIQFELYIEGQFVYTQRSDGLIVATPTGSTAYALSGGGPIMHPRLDALVLVPMFPHTLSSRPIVVDGNSELKLVISDNNETYPTVSCDGQKHINCAPGDTITIHKKPHKLKLLHPLSHNFYKTCREKLGWATKLGE; this comes from the coding sequence ATGGATAACTTTCGTAATATTGGTTTGATAGGGCGTCTGGGTAGCACCAAGGTTATTGATACCCTGAAGCATCTGATCCGCTTTCTTGATGAGCAGGGTCTGACTCCGATTCTTGATGAAAAAATCGCTGCGGTGATGCCTGGTCATGGACAGCAAACCAGTTCTTCCCGTTTGATGGGGGAGGTCTGTGATCTGGTGGTGGTTGTCGGAGGCGATGGTAGTTTGTTGGGGGCTGCCCGCAATCTGGCGCAATCAAATGTGCCGGTGTTGGGGGTTAACCGGGGTAACCTTGGCTTCCTGACTGATATTTCGCCGGCAGAGATCGAAGAGAAAGTCGGTGAGGTGTTGAATGGTCAGTATACTGTTGATCGTCGCTTTCTGATCGATGTGCTGGTGAAGCGTAATGGTGAGCCTATCGGTGAGTCAACCGGGTTGAACGACTGTGTATTACACCCGGGGAAGTCTGCCAGAATGATTCAGTTTGAACTCTATATCGAAGGCCAGTTTGTTTACACGCAGCGATCTGATGGCCTGATTGTCGCCACGCCGACAGGTTCCACAGCGTATGCGTTGTCAGGTGGTGGGCCGATTATGCATCCGCGTCTTGATGCGTTGGTATTGGTGCCAATGTTCCCCCATACCCTATCCAGTCGGCCTATTGTGGTGGACGGCAACAGTGAGCTTAAATTGGTTATCAGTGATAATAATGAAACCTATCCGACGGTCAGTTGTGATGGGCAGAAGCATATTAACTGTGCTCCCGGAGATACTATTACTATTCATAAAAAACCGCATAAGCTGAAGCTACTGCATCCTCTCAGTCATAACTTCTATAAGACCTGTCGGGAAAAGCTTGGTTGGGCGACCAAGTTGGGAGAGTAG